One stretch of Vicia villosa cultivar HV-30 ecotype Madison, WI unplaced genomic scaffold, Vvil1.0 ctg.001170F_1_1_3, whole genome shotgun sequence DNA includes these proteins:
- the LOC131633741 gene encoding uncharacterized protein LOC131633741, which yields MSERSIPVVPPDPPSGPILERIITSDKQENAGNMSMVMRGDALGERKGSVVSYKNIVTGEESDDHMSEEVEEEEETDQDEHDTSVVDLQGMKVNEVSIGGYDCPEFVLSKYEESRMHRPWRRGVIVKLLGRKIGYKALETRLKQMWVRKGIINIIDVGNDYYLVAFTHEDDKNAALAEGPWFIYDHYLTVKEWSPDFQPNSDTIVNVAVWIRIAGLPIEYYDPKFLHFVGDRVGKTIKVDKNTLQQERGKYARICVEVNITKTLLAMFTIKGRRYKIEYEGLHLLCLKCGKFGHYKEGCQSTIKGKEVNVHDGNMKVITGGGDGNPNTKAVQKSLDAGDGPWQIVQKQRRGRKMSKNRRNNTPGGITEKNAKMVSGSRFTFLGDNECEVSGEKNIVENDRDAIKETTVAHTGNSDEGLKSNDENLIASLKLLDVQDKDATAIKAGDGGTSLQTIKEKGKGIMM from the coding sequence ATGTCTGAACGGTCAATCCCGGTGGTGCCACCGGATCCGCCTTCTGGCCCCATTCTAGAAAGAATAATTACGTCTGATAAGCAGGAGAATGCTGGCAACATGAGCATGGTGATGAGGGGGGATGCGTTGGGGGAACGGAAAGGAAGTGTAGTTTCGTACAAAAACATTGTTACAGGAGAGGAGAGTGATGATCATATGAGTGAGGAGGTTGAGGAGGAAGAAGAAACAGATCAGGATGAACATGATACATCTGTTGTTGATCTCCAAGGTATGAAGGTAAACGAAGTTAGCATCGGAGGATATGATTGTCCGGAGTTTGTTTTGTCGAAGTATGAAGAATCACGTATGCATAGACCATGGAGGAGAGGAGTCATTGTTAAGCTTCTAGGGAGAAAAATCGGGTACAAAGCTCTGGAAACAAGGTTGAAGCAAATGTGGGTGCGAAAGGGAATCATCAATATCATTGATGTGGGAAACGATTACTACCTGGTAGCATTCACACACGAGGATGATAAAAATGCTGCATTGGCTGAGGGACCTTGGTTTATTTACGATCACTACTTGACAGTGAAGGAATGGTCACCGGATTTCCAACCTAATAGTGATACGATAGTGAATGTAGCCGTATGGATAAGAATAGCTGGATTGCCCATTGAGTATTATGATCCTAAATTTCTTCATTTCGTGGGAGATAGGGTAGGAAAGACAATCAAGGTGGATAAGAACACACTGCAACAAGAACGCGGCAAGTATGCTCGAATATGTGTGGAAGTGAACATAACCAAGACTCTCTTGGCCATGTTTACAATCAAAGGAAGAAGGTATAAGATCGAATATGAGGGGTTGCATCTGCTATGTCTCAAGTGTGGTAAATTTGGCCACTACAAAGAGGGCTGCCAGAGTACCATTAAAGGAAAAGAAGTGAATGTTCATGATGGTAATATGAAGGTGATAACAGGAGGAGGTGATGGCAATCCAAATACAAAAGCTGTACAGAAGAGTCTGGATGCGGGTGATGGACCTTGGCAAATCGTCCAGAAGCAACGCCGAGGAAGGAAGATGTCGAAAAACCGGAGGAACAATACTCCGGGAGGTATTACTGAGAAAAATGCAAAAATGGTATCGGGATCGAGATTTACCTTTTTGGGAGATAATGAATGCGAAGTTAGTGGAGAAAAAAATATAGTTGAAAATGATCGTGATGCTATTAAGGAAACAACAGTGGCCCATACAGGAAATAGTGATGAGGGATTAAAGAGCAATGATGAGAATTTAATTGCCTCTTTAAAACTTTTAGATGTTCAAGATAAGGATGCTACAGCAATAAAGGCAGGTGATGGTGGGACCAGTCTTCAAACAATCAAAGAGAAAGGAAAGGGAATCATGATGTAG